The genomic segment GTCATCGGCGCGAACGGCTGCGGCAAGAGCACCCTGCTGCGCATCTGCGCCGGGCTGGCCCGACCGGACCGGGGCACCGTACGGATCGACGGCCGGCTCGGGTTCTGCCCGCAGGACGGCGGGGTCAGCGAGTTCCTCACCGCCGACGAGCACTTCGCGCTGGTCGGCGCCGGCCGCGGCCTGGACCGGGCGTCGGCTCGGCGTGCCGGGCGCGCCGACGCCGCCCTGCTGGACTGGGCGCCGCAGCCGCGGGTGCTGGCGCGGCACCTGTCCGGCGGCACCCGGCAGAAGCTGAACCTGGCGCTGGCCCGGCTCGGCACCCCGGACGTGCTGCTGCTCGACGAGCCGTACCAGGGCTTCGACCGCGGCTCCTACCTCGACTTCTGGCACCAGGTGTGGCGCTGGCGAGACGGCGGCACGGCGATCGTGGTGGTCACCCACCTGCTCAACCAACTGGACCGGGTCGACACCGTGCTGGACCTGACCCGGGCGGAGGTGGCGGCATGACGAGGACCCTGGTGGTGGCCGAGATGGCGCTGCGCGAGATGGCGCGGCGCCGGGTCGTGTTGATCATCCTGCTGCTGTTGCCGCTGGCGTTCTACCTGAGCCGGCGCGGCGACCATCTCGGCCAGTCGATCCGGTTCGTGTGCCTCGGGTTGGGCTGGGCGCTGTCCACCGCGGCGCTGTTCGCCGGCAGCGCCGCGCGGACGATCGAACCGCGGCTGCGACTGTCCGGATACTGCGCCCGGCATCTGATCGTCGGCCGGCTCGCCGCCCTGTGGGCGGTCGGCGTGCTGCTGAGCGCACCGTACTTCCTGCTCGTCCGGCTGGATCAGCACGACGTGCGGTACGGGGCGATCGCCGCGATCATG from the Actinocatenispora thailandica genome contains:
- a CDS encoding ATP-binding cassette domain-containing protein, which produces MRTDGWLAALATELHRHGLGSDLTGHVVAEAAAHLRDSGEAPLTAFGAPEAYAAAVAASVGGPAPAAPGRAVGPVRLAARGITKRYRRRTVLADVDLTVRAGEVAAVIGANGCGKSTLLRICAGLARPDRGTVRIDGRLGFCPQDGGVSEFLTADEHFALVGAGRGLDRASARRAGRADAALLDWAPQPRVLARHLSGGTRQKLNLALARLGTPDVLLLDEPYQGFDRGSYLDFWHQVWRWRDGGTAIVVVTHLLNQLDRVDTVLDLTRAEVAA